A DNA window from Mycolicibacter terrae contains the following coding sequences:
- a CDS encoding enolase-like domain-containing protein, whose product MGETLSAADSLLVKVTTDDGVVGWGEAFGLYGTALAVRALDDLVAPLCLGHGTADIAALMDHVQRKLHVFGRGGAITYALSAVDIALWDIAGKRAGVPISRLLGRSGHALLRQPGLLHRTAPGPHRGTPRPRRRIHCDRCTSRRCPRCTPPAPKLGPRSR is encoded by the coding sequence GTGGGTGAGACGCTGAGCGCCGCGGACTCGTTGCTGGTCAAGGTGACCACCGACGACGGCGTGGTCGGCTGGGGCGAGGCGTTCGGGCTCTACGGCACCGCGCTGGCCGTCCGCGCGCTCGACGACCTTGTCGCGCCGCTCTGTCTCGGCCACGGCACTGCCGACATCGCGGCGCTGATGGACCACGTGCAACGCAAGCTGCACGTCTTCGGGCGCGGCGGCGCGATCACCTACGCGCTGTCGGCGGTCGACATCGCGTTGTGGGACATCGCCGGCAAGCGTGCCGGCGTCCCGATCTCGAGGCTGCTGGGGCGGTCTGGACATGCGCTGCTACGCCAGCCTGGCCTGCTACACCGAACCGCACCGGGTCCGCACCGCGGTACGCCGCGTCCTCGACGCCGGATTCACTGCGATCGCTGCACGAGTCGACGCTGCCCGCGATGCACGCCGCCCGCGCCGAAGCTGGGCCCGAGGTCGCGTTGA
- a CDS encoding enolase C-terminal domain-like protein — MAARVDAARDARRPRRSWARGRVDRRRRLCLDAGAGPGVAAELHDLGLLFLEEPLWPPENFDGLAELRRSTGLPVASGENVGTIMEFERLLTAGAVDFVQPSPAKMGGITELRKVFPLAAVRNVGMMTHSFYDGPGLLAAVQVTAALGGTDAMIEWRWFDLEASIYGDALAPRNGRITVPDGPGLGLDPDPEVISAYRC, encoded by the coding sequence ATCGCTGCACGAGTCGACGCTGCCCGCGATGCACGCCGCCCGCGCCGAAGCTGGGCCCGAGGTCGCGTTGATCGTCGACGCCGGCTGTGCCTGGACGCTGGGGCAGGCCCAGGCGTCGCCGCCGAGCTGCACGACCTCGGACTGTTGTTCTTAGAGGAGCCGCTGTGGCCGCCGGAGAACTTCGACGGCCTGGCCGAACTGCGCCGCAGCACCGGATTGCCGGTGGCCTCCGGCGAAAACGTCGGCACCATCATGGAATTCGAGCGCCTGCTGACCGCGGGCGCGGTGGACTTCGTGCAGCCCAGCCCGGCCAAGATGGGCGGTATCACCGAGCTGCGCAAGGTCTTTCCGCTGGCGGCCGTGCGCAATGTCGGGATGATGACGCACTCGTTCTACGACGGGCCGGGGCTGCTCGCCGCAGTTCAGGTGACCGCCGCTTTGGGCGGTACCGACGCGATGATCGAGTGGCGCTGGTTCGACCTGGAGGCCTCGATCTACGGCGACGCGCTGGCGCCGAGGAACGGGCGGATCACGGTGCCGGACGGGCCGGGCCTGGGGCTCGACCCGGATCCTGAGGTGATCAGCGCCTACCGCTGTTGA
- a CDS encoding bacterial proteasome activator family protein: MSTGSSSADGSDDIEIISGGDPRLLSAGASREPDADADEQSLTDLIEQPAKVMRIGTMIKQLLEEVRSAPLDDASRVRLREVHAASIRELEAAWPRSCARLDRLTLPLRGRHPSDAELRIAQAQLVGWLEGLFHGIQTALFAQQMAARAQLEQMRHGALPPAPTAGGHSRQGHTGAGQYL; encoded by the coding sequence TTGAGCACGGGCAGTAGCAGCGCGGACGGCTCAGACGACATCGAGATCATCAGCGGCGGGGACCCGCGGCTGCTGTCGGCCGGGGCGTCGAGAGAGCCCGACGCCGACGCCGACGAGCAGTCGCTGACCGACCTGATCGAGCAGCCCGCCAAGGTGATGCGGATCGGCACCATGATCAAGCAGCTGCTCGAGGAGGTGCGCTCGGCCCCGCTGGACGACGCCAGCCGGGTGCGGTTGCGTGAGGTGCACGCCGCCAGCATCCGCGAGCTCGAGGCAGCCTGGCCCCGGAGCTGCGCGAGGCTGGACCGGCTGACGCTGCCGCTGCGCGGACGCCACCCGTCGGACGCCGAGCTGCGGATCGCCCAGGCCCAGCTGGTGGGCTGGCTGGAAGGGCTGTTCCACGGCATCCAGACCGCCCTGTTCGCCCAGCAGATGGCCGCCCGCGCGCAGCTGGAGCAGATGCGCCACGGCGCGTTGCCGCCAGCGCCCACCGCCGGCGGGCACAGCAGGCAGGGCCACACCGGCGCCGGCCAATACCTGTAG
- a CDS encoding DUF6541 family protein, with the protein MRAANPGCATLLLHTRHLNDFPIQYTLVGLTAVGLALLAVRKVWWPLALWAVLVVGVVHSSAPFGGPAGAVVGRFTDLFYSDPRRIMAAMTLLLIPMAGIGLAALVSLVARGRLQGVLTGALLVGATVGLAWHYLPRHAFLFGDKYDSVMVDARDLEAFAYLAALPGARDTVIGNANVDGSAWMYAVADLHPLWTHYDYPQQQGPGPQRFIFWAYADDADTDPRVAQAIHALNIRYVLISSPGARVQSARRVSVTGEIAVLGQDLRQWRGQHLRMAGRRGR; encoded by the coding sequence ATGAGGGCCGCAAATCCGGGCTGCGCGACGCTGCTGCTGCACACCCGCCACCTCAACGACTTCCCGATCCAGTACACCCTGGTCGGCCTGACCGCCGTCGGCCTGGCGCTGCTGGCCGTCCGCAAGGTGTGGTGGCCGCTGGCGCTGTGGGCGGTGCTGGTGGTGGGGGTGGTGCACTCCTCGGCACCGTTCGGCGGCCCGGCCGGCGCCGTCGTCGGCCGGTTCACCGACCTGTTCTACAGCGACCCCCGCCGGATCATGGCGGCGATGACGCTGCTGCTGATCCCGATGGCCGGCATCGGGCTGGCAGCGCTGGTCTCACTCGTCGCGCGGGGCCGCCTTCAGGGCGTGCTGACCGGGGCGCTGCTGGTCGGGGCGACGGTGGGGCTGGCCTGGCACTACCTGCCGCGGCACGCCTTTCTGTTCGGCGACAAGTACGACTCGGTGATGGTCGATGCCCGCGACCTGGAGGCCTTCGCTTATCTGGCCGCGCTGCCCGGGGCCCGCGACACCGTGATCGGCAACGCCAATGTCGACGGCAGCGCCTGGATGTACGCCGTCGCCGACCTGCACCCGCTGTGGACGCACTACGACTACCCCCAGCAGCAGGGGCCCGGACCGCAGCGGTTCATTTTCTGGGCCTACGCCGACGACGCCGACACCGATCCGCGGGTGGCGCAGGCCATCCACGCCCTCAACATCCGTTACGTGCTGATCAGCAGCCCCGGTGCGCGGGTTCAGTCTGCCCGACGGGTTAGTGTCACTGGAGAAATCGCGGTCCTGGGCCAAGATCTACGACAATGGCGGGGCCAGCATCTACGAATGGCAGGGAGGCGGGGACGTTGA
- a CDS encoding AMP-binding protein has protein sequence MAEPTTSATPTVPDTLVDLMRQQAARHQDTPAFIFCPDGDVEQDRITYRELDRRARSIAVNLQRQGAAGERVLVLCRPGVDSVAGLFGCFYAGAVAVPVDEHWPIRRIETVVPEARPFRPGDGQDTVQDEGRRGRPGRRNRLALAGDGRGLRRRGGLGAPGRR, from the coding sequence ATGGCAGAACCGACGACCTCCGCTACCCCCACCGTGCCGGACACCCTGGTGGACCTGATGCGGCAGCAGGCCGCCCGGCATCAGGACACCCCGGCGTTCATCTTCTGCCCCGACGGGGATGTGGAACAGGACCGGATCACCTACCGCGAACTGGACCGTCGCGCCCGGTCGATCGCGGTGAATCTGCAGCGCCAAGGCGCAGCCGGGGAACGCGTGCTGGTGCTCTGCCGTCCCGGTGTGGACAGCGTTGCGGGACTGTTCGGCTGTTTCTATGCCGGTGCCGTCGCGGTTCCGGTTGACGAGCACTGGCCGATCCGACGGATCGAGACCGTCGTCCCCGAAGCGCGCCCGTTTCGCCCTGGCGACGGCCAAGACACAGTCCAAGATGAAGGCCGCCGTGGCCGGCCTGGACGCCGGAACCGACTTGCGCTGGCTGGCGATGGACGAGGACTCCGACGACGGGGCGGCCTGGGAGCGCCTGGACGTCGATGA
- a CDS encoding AMP-binding protein produces the protein MAGLDAGTDLRWLAMDEDSDDGAAWERLDVDEDTVAMIQYTSGSTGVPKGCVLTHRNYVNNLEIIRQALDPRDDDPVFASPVSGVSWLPQYHDMGFVGGILGTIYGGRTTVLMAPSSSYAPLRWLQAMSRYRAVISAAPNFAYDACVKRSTPQQRAALDLSNWSIAVVGGGPISAETLRAFSEAFEPAGFRPEAFRPAYGLAEATLGVSGVSNSAVPVIRHLDRTALGEDRVVEVDPDAAGDAERTLSLVGCGKRQGDQDVLIVDPETRVQRGPEEVGEIWVAGPSVGVGYWGRPEETEHAFSAHLADTGAGPYRAAATWGSSAAASCTSPAGART, from the coding sequence GTGGCCGGCCTGGACGCCGGAACCGACTTGCGCTGGCTGGCGATGGACGAGGACTCCGACGACGGGGCGGCCTGGGAGCGCCTGGACGTCGATGAAGACACCGTCGCCATGATCCAGTACACGTCGGGTTCGACCGGGGTGCCGAAGGGCTGCGTGCTCACCCACCGGAACTACGTGAACAACCTGGAGATCATCCGTCAGGCGTTGGACCCCCGGGACGACGATCCGGTGTTCGCCAGCCCGGTCAGCGGGGTGTCGTGGCTGCCGCAGTACCACGACATGGGCTTCGTCGGCGGCATCCTCGGCACCATCTACGGCGGCCGCACCACCGTGCTGATGGCGCCCAGTTCCTCTTATGCGCCGCTGCGCTGGCTGCAGGCGATGTCGCGCTACCGGGCGGTGATCAGTGCCGCGCCCAACTTCGCCTACGACGCCTGCGTCAAACGCAGCACCCCGCAGCAGCGTGCCGCGCTGGACCTGTCGAACTGGTCGATCGCGGTGGTCGGCGGGGGTCCGATCAGCGCGGAAACCCTGCGGGCCTTCAGCGAGGCGTTCGAGCCGGCTGGTTTCCGCCCCGAAGCCTTCCGGCCCGCCTACGGGCTGGCCGAAGCGACGCTGGGGGTGTCCGGAGTGTCGAATTCGGCGGTGCCGGTGATCCGGCACCTCGACCGGACCGCCCTCGGCGAGGATCGGGTGGTCGAGGTGGACCCGGACGCCGCCGGCGACGCGGAGCGGACACTTTCGCTGGTGGGCTGCGGAAAACGCCAAGGCGACCAGGACGTGCTGATCGTGGACCCGGAGACCCGGGTGCAGCGCGGGCCGGAGGAGGTCGGCGAGATCTGGGTGGCGGGGCCGAGCGTCGGAGTGGGCTACTGGGGGCGGCCGGAGGAGACCGAACACGCCTTCTCAGCGCACCTGGCCGACACCGGGGCGGGCCCCTACCGCGCAGCGGCGACCTGGGGTTCTTCCGCGGCGGCGAGCTGTACATCACCGGCCGGTGCAAGGACCTGA
- a CDS encoding GNAT family N-acetyltransferase, with protein sequence MGYMELFRAAQDDLAAVYDAHPYDVGLHAAIAELDMVEHGHGAIMFRGFVQSVFEIEPQCQRIIGDANAGDGSYGRRFWSDEAGCSSASTTWPSGISASPCSPGRGPVRKPRTSGRPAAP encoded by the coding sequence ATGGGCTACATGGAGCTGTTCCGTGCCGCCCAGGACGATCTCGCCGCCGTTTACGACGCGCATCCCTACGACGTGGGACTGCATGCGGCCATCGCCGAACTCGACATGGTCGAGCACGGACACGGCGCGATCATGTTCCGCGGGTTTGTCCAGAGCGTGTTCGAGATCGAACCGCAGTGCCAACGGATCATCGGTGATGCCAATGCCGGCGACGGTTCCTACGGGCGCCGGTTCTGGAGCGACGAGGCGGGGTGTTCCTCGGCGAGCACTACATGGCCAAGTGGGATCAGCGCATCGCCCTGTTCGCCTGGCCGAGGACCCGTGAGGAAGCCCCGCACTAGCGGTCGTCCTGCTGCGCCATAG
- a CDS encoding NAD(P)H-quinone oxidoreductase — MHAVVAESPEVLSWQQVDDVRPAAGEVLIRVAAAGVNRADLLQAAGKYPPPPGASETIGLEVSGEVAAVGDGVSDWTVGQQVCALLAGGGYAEYVAVPAPQVLPIPDGVDLVDAAGLPEVACTVWSNLVQTAGLGEGQQLLVHGGASGVGSHAIQVARQLGAWVAVTAGSEAKLAFCRELGAEVTINYHEEDFVARILEAGGADVILDIMGAVYLDRNIDALANDGRLIVIGMQGGVKGELNLGKLIGKRAAVIGTALRGRPVDGPRGKGVVVTAVTEKVWPMLGDGRIKPVIGARVPIQQAGEAHRLLASGEVTGKVVLTL; from the coding sequence ATGCATGCCGTTGTCGCTGAGTCCCCCGAGGTGTTGTCCTGGCAACAGGTCGACGATGTCCGTCCAGCCGCCGGCGAGGTGCTGATCCGGGTCGCCGCGGCCGGGGTGAACCGAGCCGACCTGCTCCAGGCCGCCGGCAAGTACCCGCCGCCGCCGGGCGCCAGCGAGACCATCGGGCTGGAGGTCTCCGGCGAGGTCGCCGCGGTGGGTGACGGGGTTTCCGATTGGACTGTCGGACAACAGGTTTGCGCCTTGCTGGCCGGCGGCGGCTACGCCGAGTACGTCGCGGTGCCGGCCCCGCAGGTGCTGCCGATTCCCGACGGCGTGGACCTGGTGGACGCCGCCGGCCTGCCGGAGGTGGCCTGCACGGTGTGGTCGAACCTGGTGCAGACGGCGGGACTGGGCGAGGGCCAGCAGTTACTGGTGCACGGCGGCGCGAGCGGAGTGGGCAGCCACGCCATCCAGGTCGCCCGCCAACTCGGGGCGTGGGTGGCCGTCACCGCCGGGTCGGAGGCCAAGCTGGCGTTCTGCCGCGAGTTGGGCGCCGAGGTCACCATCAACTATCACGAAGAGGACTTCGTCGCACGGATCCTCGAGGCCGGTGGCGCCGACGTGATCCTGGACATCATGGGGGCGGTATACCTCGACCGCAATATCGACGCGCTGGCCAACGACGGCCGCCTGATCGTCATCGGGATGCAGGGCGGGGTCAAAGGCGAACTGAACCTGGGCAAGCTGATCGGCAAACGCGCCGCGGTGATCGGCACCGCGTTGCGCGGCCGGCCGGTCGACGGGCCGCGCGGGAAGGGCGTTGTCGTCACGGCGGTGACCGAGAAGGTGTGGCCGATGCTCGGTGACGGCCGAATCAAGCCGGTGATCGGCGCGCGGGTGCCGATCCAGCAGGCGGGCGAGGCGCACCGGCTGCTGGCTTCGGGTGAGGTGACCGGGAAAGTGGTGTTGACGCTCTAA
- the cynR gene encoding transcriptional regulator CynR, protein MELRHIKYLLAVADHQNFTRAAEALHISQPTLSQQIKQLEHAVGVKLFDRSGRTVRLTDAGSAYVHHARLAVRDLEAAERAVHDVRDLSRGNLRIAVTPTFTAYLIGQLIYSYREAYPGIRVTVLETNQDKMEADLLADRLDLGIGFAGPHAAGIEARTLFAETLVLVVGSGHPLETGAVRVPVAELAGEPLGLLSSDFATRLHVDAYFAECQVPQNIAIEANSVSALLELVGRGVVATVLPDAITSERPDLHPVPLDPPLPTRTVQVLQRAGVYQSAAARAFAAMLDAMVAERRS, encoded by the coding sequence ATGGAGCTGCGGCACATCAAGTACCTGTTGGCGGTCGCCGACCATCAGAATTTCACTCGGGCCGCCGAAGCGCTGCACATCTCCCAGCCGACGCTGTCCCAACAGATCAAGCAACTCGAGCACGCGGTCGGGGTGAAGCTGTTCGACCGGTCCGGCCGCACCGTTCGGCTCACCGACGCCGGCTCCGCCTACGTCCACCATGCCCGGCTGGCGGTGCGGGATCTGGAGGCCGCCGAACGGGCCGTGCACGATGTGCGTGACCTTTCGCGCGGCAACCTGCGGATCGCGGTGACACCCACCTTCACCGCGTATCTGATCGGCCAGCTGATCTACAGCTACCGGGAGGCCTATCCCGGCATCAGGGTGACGGTTCTGGAGACCAACCAGGACAAGATGGAGGCCGACCTCCTGGCAGATCGACTCGACCTCGGGATCGGCTTCGCCGGCCCGCACGCGGCCGGCATCGAGGCCCGGACACTGTTCGCCGAGACATTGGTTCTGGTGGTGGGCTCGGGCCATCCGCTCGAGACGGGTGCCGTCCGGGTGCCGGTTGCGGAATTGGCCGGCGAACCACTCGGGCTGCTCAGTTCGGACTTCGCCACCCGACTGCACGTCGACGCCTACTTCGCCGAATGCCAAGTGCCACAGAATATCGCGATCGAAGCAAACTCGGTCAGCGCATTGTTGGAGCTGGTGGGACGCGGCGTCGTCGCCACCGTGTTGCCGGATGCGATCACCAGTGAACGCCCCGACCTGCACCCGGTCCCGCTGGATCCACCGCTGCCGACCCGCACCGTGCAGGTGCTGCAGCGTGCCGGCGTCTACCAGTCCGCAGCGGCGCGCGCGTTCGCCGCAATGCTCGACGCCATGGTGGCCGAGCGACGCAGCTAG
- a CDS encoding acyl-CoA thioesterase: protein MTGVSFPQPALADVVATLDVEQSGEHRFVATQLDNPHHHIVGGHIAGQALMAASRTAPGRIPHSLHVYYLRAGDARRPVDLHVDVARDGGTLSTRQVTARQDGEILLEVLSSFSAAVDAPEYQQPMPEVPDPDSLPPVQQQLADYADELGGYWVQPHPFELRYVDAPPRLALDRDEPVPRIRLWWKPSAAVPDDPALHSALLTYLSGTTMVETAVAMRRATKTSVFNALIDHALWFQRPVDLSDWVLSDQFSPSGVAGRGLASSTMYNRAGQLVCLATQELYFGRGEGRQR, encoded by the coding sequence ATGACCGGCGTGTCCTTCCCGCAACCGGCCCTGGCCGACGTCGTCGCCACCCTCGACGTCGAGCAGAGCGGTGAGCACCGGTTCGTCGCCACCCAGCTCGACAACCCGCACCACCACATCGTCGGCGGGCACATCGCCGGCCAGGCGCTGATGGCGGCCAGCCGCACCGCCCCCGGCCGTATTCCGCACAGCCTGCACGTCTACTACCTGCGGGCCGGTGACGCCCGCCGCCCGGTCGACCTACACGTCGACGTGGCCCGCGACGGTGGCACGCTGTCGACACGTCAGGTCACCGCCCGCCAGGACGGCGAGATCCTGCTGGAAGTGCTGTCGTCGTTCAGTGCCGCCGTCGACGCGCCCGAATACCAGCAGCCGATGCCCGAGGTGCCCGATCCGGACTCCCTGCCGCCGGTACAGCAGCAACTCGCGGACTACGCCGACGAACTGGGCGGCTACTGGGTCCAGCCCCACCCGTTCGAGCTGCGCTACGTCGACGCGCCGCCACGCCTGGCTCTTGACCGCGACGAGCCGGTACCGCGGATCCGGTTGTGGTGGAAGCCCTCTGCGGCGGTGCCGGACGACCCCGCGCTGCACAGCGCCCTGTTGACCTACCTGTCCGGCACCACCATGGTCGAGACCGCGGTCGCCATGCGGCGGGCCACCAAGACCAGCGTGTTCAACGCGCTGATCGACCATGCGCTGTGGTTTCAGCGGCCCGTCGACCTGTCGGATTGGGTGCTGTCCGACCAATTCTCGCCCAGCGGCGTCGCCGGGCGCGGACTGGCGAGCTCGACGATGTACAACCGGGCCGGGCAGCTGGTCTGTCTTGCGACCCAGGAACTGTATTTCGGCCGGGGCGAGGGGCGGCAGCGGTGA
- a CDS encoding DMT family transporter: MAWVLLFGAIGFEVAGTLSLRASDGFSRWQWAIPVTVGYLVSFVLLALVLKRGMPVGVAYGVWAGVGVALTAALARLLFADPFTPVMAGGVVLIGAGVYLLEHGAHA, encoded by the coding sequence ATGGCCTGGGTTCTGCTGTTCGGGGCGATCGGGTTCGAAGTCGCCGGGACGCTGTCGTTGCGGGCCTCCGACGGTTTCAGCCGATGGCAGTGGGCGATCCCGGTGACCGTCGGCTACCTGGTGTCGTTCGTGTTGCTGGCGCTGGTGCTCAAGCGCGGGATGCCGGTCGGAGTGGCCTACGGGGTCTGGGCGGGTGTCGGGGTGGCGCTGACCGCGGCGCTGGCCCGGTTGCTGTTCGCCGACCCGTTCACACCGGTGATGGCCGGCGGGGTCGTGCTGATCGGCGCCGGGGTGTACCTGCTGGAGCACGGGGCGCACGCATGA
- a CDS encoding crotonase/enoyl-CoA hydratase family protein: protein MTESYESVTVETKDHVARVTLIGPGKGNAMGPAFWSELPTVFAELDADRDVRAIVLTGSGKNFSYGLDLAAMGGTMTPMLAEGASARPRADFHRELRGMQDAITAVADCRTPTIAAVQGWCIGGGVDLISAVDIRYASADAKFSVREVKLAIVADVGSLARLPLILSDGHLRELALTGKDIDAARAEKIGLVNDVFADADATLAAAHATAAEIAANPPLTVAGVKDVLDEQRTDRVAASLRYVAAWNSAFLASKDLLEGIGAVMGKRKPEFTGE from the coding sequence ATGACCGAGTCCTATGAATCCGTCACCGTCGAGACCAAAGACCACGTCGCCCGGGTGACCCTGATCGGTCCGGGCAAGGGCAATGCGATGGGCCCGGCGTTCTGGTCGGAGCTGCCCACGGTGTTCGCCGAGCTGGACGCCGACCGCGACGTGCGGGCGATCGTGCTGACCGGATCCGGCAAGAATTTCAGCTACGGGCTGGACCTGGCCGCGATGGGCGGGACGATGACCCCGATGCTCGCCGAGGGGGCCTCGGCGCGGCCGCGCGCGGACTTCCACCGCGAACTGCGCGGCATGCAGGATGCGATCACCGCGGTCGCCGACTGCCGCACCCCGACGATCGCGGCGGTCCAGGGCTGGTGCATCGGCGGCGGGGTCGACCTGATCTCCGCGGTCGACATCCGCTACGCGTCGGCCGACGCCAAGTTCAGCGTGCGCGAGGTCAAGCTGGCCATCGTCGCCGACGTCGGCAGTCTGGCCCGGCTGCCGCTGATCCTGTCCGACGGGCATCTGCGCGAGCTGGCGCTGACCGGTAAAGACATCGACGCCGCCCGCGCCGAGAAGATCGGCCTGGTCAACGACGTCTTTGCCGACGCCGACGCCACGCTTGCCGCCGCGCACGCCACCGCCGCCGAGATCGCCGCCAACCCGCCGCTGACCGTGGCCGGCGTCAAGGACGTGCTCGATGAGCAGCGCACCGACCGGGTGGCGGCCAGCCTGCGTTACGTCGCGGCGTGGAACTCGGCGTTCCTGGCGTCCAAGGACCTGCTGGAGGGTATCGGCGCCGTCATGGGCAAACGCAAGCCCGAGTTCACCGGCGAGTGA
- a CDS encoding TIGR03086 family metal-binding protein: MASDLRPGPDAPPADELAGAEATCAVLAQVLHHISGDELSNQTPCSEFDVAQLTDHLLNSITVLGGAAGAEFPAREATESPERRVIAAARAALDAWHGRGLDGSVTIGPNELPARMAAGILSVEFLVHAWDYATATGRTVQVAEPLAEYVLGLAQAIITPAGRVRAGFDEPVEVADSAPALQRLIAFTGRS; the protein is encoded by the coding sequence ATGGCCTCCGATCTGCGACCCGGTCCCGATGCACCCCCCGCCGACGAGCTGGCCGGCGCCGAAGCCACGTGTGCGGTGCTGGCGCAGGTGCTGCACCACATCAGCGGCGATGAGCTGTCCAATCAGACGCCGTGCTCGGAATTCGACGTCGCGCAGCTGACCGATCATCTGCTGAACTCCATCACCGTCCTGGGCGGCGCGGCGGGCGCAGAGTTTCCGGCCCGCGAGGCCACCGAGTCCCCCGAACGGCGGGTCATCGCCGCGGCCCGGGCCGCCCTGGACGCCTGGCACGGCCGTGGCCTGGACGGCAGCGTCACGATCGGCCCCAATGAGCTACCGGCGCGGATGGCGGCGGGAATTCTGTCGGTCGAATTCCTGGTACACGCGTGGGACTACGCGACGGCGACGGGCCGTACGGTGCAGGTGGCCGAACCGCTGGCCGAGTACGTGTTGGGTCTGGCGCAGGCCATCATCACACCGGCGGGCCGGGTCCGAGCGGGGTTCGACGAGCCCGTCGAGGTCGCCGACTCCGCCCCGGCCCTGCAGCGGCTGATCGCATTCACCGGACGGTCATAG
- a CDS encoding TerC family protein — translation MDVSGWLWAVTIAGLVGLLAFDFFAHVRRAHVPTLAEAAAWSVGYIAIAVLFGVGMFVFGGSDVGSEYFAGYLTEKALSVDNLFVFLVIIAGFRVPRVDQQKVLLFGIVMALAARTGFILLGAALIHRFSWIFYFFGLLLLLTAGNMLRSGSAGVSHRTPDVIVGLVKKVVPTSARYDGDRVFTRIGGRWVITPMLLVMLAIAGTDVIFALDSIPAIFGLTQNTYIVFTATAFSLLGLRQLYFLIDGLLDRLVYLSHGLSVILGFIGVKLIMHAMHEQGAGGIEIGTGPSLLVIAGVLAATVIASLRHRRDAPRSETEREPELALRP, via the coding sequence ATGGACGTTTCCGGATGGTTATGGGCAGTGACGATCGCCGGCCTGGTGGGGCTCCTGGCGTTCGACTTCTTCGCGCATGTCCGCAGGGCGCATGTTCCGACGTTGGCCGAGGCCGCGGCGTGGTCCGTCGGCTACATCGCCATCGCCGTGCTCTTCGGGGTCGGCATGTTCGTCTTCGGCGGATCCGATGTGGGTTCGGAGTACTTCGCCGGGTACCTCACCGAGAAGGCGCTGTCGGTCGACAACCTGTTCGTGTTCCTGGTCATCATCGCCGGCTTCCGGGTGCCTCGAGTCGACCAGCAGAAGGTGCTGCTGTTCGGGATCGTGATGGCGCTGGCCGCGCGGACCGGCTTCATCTTGCTCGGCGCCGCGCTGATCCACCGTTTCTCCTGGATTTTCTACTTCTTCGGCCTGCTCCTGCTGCTGACGGCGGGCAACATGCTCAGGTCGGGCAGCGCCGGGGTGTCTCACCGGACCCCCGATGTCATCGTCGGGCTGGTGAAGAAGGTCGTGCCCACCAGCGCCCGTTATGACGGCGACCGGGTGTTCACCCGGATCGGCGGGCGCTGGGTGATCACCCCGATGCTGCTGGTGATGCTGGCGATCGCCGGCACCGATGTGATCTTCGCGCTCGACTCGATCCCGGCGATCTTCGGCCTGACCCAGAACACCTACATCGTGTTCACCGCGACGGCGTTCTCCCTGCTGGGCCTGCGGCAGCTCTACTTCCTGATCGACGGCCTGCTTGACCGGCTGGTGTATCTGTCCCACGGCCTGTCGGTGATCCTCGGCTTCATCGGCGTGAAGCTGATCATGCATGCGATGCACGAACAGGGCGCCGGCGGCATCGAAATCGGCACCGGGCCGTCGCTGCTGGTGATCGCCGGCGTGCTCGCGGCTACCGTCATCGCCTCACTGCGGCACCGCCGGGACGCACCCCGCAGCGAGACCGAGCGCGAGCCGGAGCTTGCACTGCGGCCCTGA
- a CDS encoding DUF4334 domain-containing protein, with the protein MSDEQARTRFTTFKQRTDTIADAELDEFWATLPPATVEQMIGEWRGGEFVTGHKMNGLLEKARWFGKTFRSVTDVQPLVCLDEDGNKFSNVKLGKGEASLWNEEFRGEVVATMVYDGQPTHDHFKRVDDDTVMGIMNGKAGVLDNGRYFYFYLERV; encoded by the coding sequence ATGAGCGACGAGCAGGCCCGCACCAGGTTCACCACGTTCAAACAGCGCACCGACACCATCGCCGACGCCGAACTCGACGAGTTCTGGGCGACGCTGCCGCCGGCCACCGTCGAGCAGATGATCGGCGAGTGGCGGGGCGGCGAGTTCGTCACCGGCCACAAGATGAACGGCCTGCTGGAAAAGGCACGCTGGTTCGGTAAGACGTTCCGCTCGGTCACCGACGTGCAACCGCTGGTCTGCCTCGACGAGGACGGCAACAAGTTCTCCAACGTCAAACTCGGCAAGGGCGAGGCCAGCCTGTGGAACGAGGAGTTCCGCGGCGAGGTGGTGGCCACCATGGTCTACGACGGCCAGCCCACCCACGACCACTTCAAGCGCGTCGACGACGACACCGTGATGGGCATCATGAACGGCAAGGCGGGCGTCCTGGACAACGGCCGCTACTTCTACTTCTACCTGGAGCGGGTGTAG